From Pararhodobacter zhoushanensis, the proteins below share one genomic window:
- a CDS encoding substrate-binding domain-containing protein — MTYKFGMTALLATMAASGAMAQDANTLAIVVKGLDNPFFEQINLGCQQWMAENPDSQYNCLYTGPASSSDEAGEVQIVDDLIAAGVAAIAISPSNAPAMANRIRALAPDIPIMTIDADFLPADADLRATYLGTDNYLMGVQMAEQAMALKPEGGTICLQLGNVAAANINARAQGFRDTAGGAEGLDRLTGENGWTEIEGCPVFTNDQADLANQQMSDVFTANPDLDAFILIGGWAQFAPQAYAQVTDQVMDRLQSNALIIIAGDTLPPQTQAFREMRSHAQVGQRPFEMGLRAPDVMIQLLNGETVDDPLFTGLDVCTHAEPGFCADN, encoded by the coding sequence ATGACCTACAAGTTTGGAATGACGGCGCTTCTGGCGACCATGGCGGCAAGCGGTGCGATGGCGCAGGATGCCAACACGCTGGCAATCGTCGTGAAGGGCCTCGACAACCCCTTCTTTGAACAGATCAACCTTGGCTGCCAGCAATGGATGGCCGAGAACCCGGACAGCCAGTACAATTGCCTCTACACCGGGCCTGCGTCCTCGTCGGACGAAGCCGGTGAGGTCCAGATCGTTGACGACCTGATCGCGGCAGGGGTTGCGGCCATCGCGATTTCGCCGTCCAACGCGCCCGCCATGGCCAACCGCATCCGGGCGCTGGCACCCGACATCCCGATCATGACCATCGACGCCGATTTCCTGCCGGCTGATGCGGATCTGCGCGCGACCTATCTGGGCACCGACAACTACCTGATGGGCGTGCAGATGGCTGAACAGGCGATGGCGCTCAAGCCCGAAGGTGGGACGATCTGCCTGCAGCTTGGCAACGTGGCGGCGGCGAACATCAACGCGCGGGCGCAAGGCTTTCGCGACACGGCAGGTGGCGCGGAAGGGCTGGACCGCCTGACCGGCGAAAACGGCTGGACCGAGATCGAGGGCTGCCCGGTCTTCACCAACGATCAGGCCGATCTGGCCAATCAGCAAATGTCGGACGTGTTCACCGCCAATCCTGACCTTGATGCGTTCATCCTGATCGGCGGCTGGGCGCAATTCGCGCCGCAAGCCTATGCTCAGGTGACCGATCAGGTCATGGACCGGCTTCAGTCCAACGCGCTGATCATCATCGCGGGTGACACCTTGCCGCCGCAAACACAGGCGTTCCGCGAGATGCGCAGCCACGCGCAGGTCGGACAACGCCCGTTCGAAATGGGCCTGCGGGCACCGGACGTGATGATCCAGCTGTTGAACGGCGAAACGGTCGACGATCCGCTGTTCACCGGCCTTGACGTCTGCACCCATGCCGAACCCGGCTTCTGCGCCGACAACTGA
- a CDS encoding ATP-binding cassette domain-containing protein, translating to MSRLKLTGISKNFGAIQALSSVTLDVAPGEVLGLMGDNGAGKSTLVKIIAGNFRPSSGQIMIDGAPVVFHKPRDAQTGGVEVVYQDLALCNNLTAASNVFLGREAMRKIGPLRLLDYPAMNRRASELFKVLKSETRARDVVRRMSGGQRQAVAIARTLLSEPKIVLMDEPTAAISVRQVAEVLDLIRRLRDRGISVILISHRMPDVFGVADRIAVLRRGELVASKATATSSPEEVTGLITGAIETA from the coding sequence GTGTCTCGCTTGAAACTGACGGGAATATCAAAGAATTTCGGAGCGATTCAGGCGCTGTCCAGCGTCACGCTTGACGTCGCACCCGGCGAGGTTCTGGGGTTGATGGGCGACAACGGCGCGGGAAAATCCACGCTGGTGAAGATCATCGCCGGCAACTTCCGCCCGTCCTCGGGCCAGATAATGATCGATGGCGCGCCGGTCGTTTTTCACAAACCGCGCGACGCCCAGACCGGCGGGGTCGAGGTGGTTTACCAGGATCTGGCGCTTTGCAACAATCTCACAGCGGCCTCGAACGTGTTCCTGGGCCGTGAGGCGATGCGCAAAATCGGGCCACTCCGGCTGCTGGACTATCCGGCGATGAACCGGCGGGCGAGCGAGTTGTTCAAGGTGCTGAAGTCAGAAACCCGCGCCCGCGACGTCGTGCGGCGGATGTCCGGCGGACAGCGGCAGGCCGTCGCCATCGCGCGCACCCTGCTGTCCGAACCCAAGATCGTCCTGATGGACGAACCGACCGCCGCGATCTCGGTCCGGCAGGTCGCCGAAGTGCTCGACCTGATCCGACGCCTGCGTGATCGCGGCATCAGCGTGATCCTGATCAGCCACCGGATGCCCGATGTCTTCGGCGTCGCCGACCGGATCGCCGTGTTGCGGCGCGGCGAACTGGTCGCAAGCAAAGCGACAGCAACCTCGTCACCCGAAGAAGTCACCGGGCTGATCACCGGCGCCATTGAGACCGCGTGA
- a CDS encoding glycosyltransferase family protein: protein MTGALSSKRYALDHARTKAVAEAWLQQNATRFVAASFRENDRNLGTCKTTQSVIDWALTDCDDVIFSEDDTTFEPDALTWFRAMLAHETFAAADVWAVAGESKIFDSGGAPVTQEQLAEGHAAVTNEGLLAEFIRLGFLPSTCFATNRQKWSAFGHTRGLPNGDRDVNIRCKEEGRFSLWPVVARVSDNGMHHPNGFSVLVHKSPERVSNKKQNIASGQFGAYDPDFVEKTRNVGGLFSRFSTGWRTT, encoded by the coding sequence TTGACCGGTGCGCTGTCTTCCAAGCGGTATGCGCTGGATCACGCGCGCACAAAAGCCGTCGCCGAGGCTTGGCTCCAGCAGAATGCAACGCGGTTCGTTGCGGCAAGTTTTCGCGAGAACGACAGAAACCTGGGCACATGCAAGACGACCCAGTCGGTGATCGACTGGGCGCTGACTGACTGCGACGATGTCATCTTTTCCGAAGATGACACAACGTTCGAGCCTGATGCCTTGACGTGGTTTCGGGCGATGTTGGCGCATGAAACCTTTGCAGCCGCTGACGTCTGGGCGGTCGCGGGGGAATCCAAGATCTTTGACTCCGGCGGAGCGCCCGTCACGCAAGAGCAACTGGCCGAAGGACATGCCGCCGTCACGAACGAAGGGCTGTTGGCCGAATTCATCCGTCTCGGCTTTCTGCCGTCGACCTGTTTTGCCACCAATCGGCAGAAATGGTCCGCGTTCGGACACACGCGGGGTCTTCCCAATGGGGATCGGGATGTGAATATCCGTTGCAAGGAAGAGGGCCGGTTTTCGCTCTGGCCCGTTGTCGCCCGCGTTTCCGACAACGGAATGCACCACCCCAACGGGTTTTCCGTGCTGGTGCACAAAAGCCCTGAGCGTGTTTCAAACAAGAAGCAAAACATCGCGTCCGGGCAGTTCGGGGCGTACGACCCTGACTTTGTCGAAAAAACCAGAAACGTAGGTGGCCTGTTCAGTCGGTTCTCGACAGGCTGGAGGACCACGTGA
- a CDS encoding LacI family DNA-binding transcriptional regulator has product MKLLKPTMMDVAAKAGVSQATVSLILNGSPGARFSEDTRLKVREAAQALGYRLTQRGPVQMTSAANLIVFVVDELTSDPWMALAFEGARERALERGVSMSLAVCRNANVIDDDLVRQYSQIPVVGFIYGTMLTREISSQAVFPQAPTVLLNCYDAKRRLPSVMPGDLEGGRTATQQLIDSGRKRIGFINGQEGIDASSDRLRGYRQALASNDISFDPALVYNGTWEPPSGYDGTRAFLALDTPPDAIFCANDMMAAGCYDALKEAGLRIPQDMAVIGFDNREIAQFMRPPLTSLILPHYEMGVAAADQILDIAAGLTPRHNQIKVECELIERESI; this is encoded by the coding sequence ATGAAGTTGCTGAAGCCGACGATGATGGATGTTGCCGCCAAGGCGGGCGTGTCGCAAGCGACAGTCTCGCTGATCCTGAACGGCAGCCCGGGCGCCCGCTTCAGCGAGGACACCCGCCTGAAAGTCCGCGAAGCGGCGCAGGCTCTGGGCTATCGCCTGACACAGCGCGGCCCGGTGCAAATGACCTCCGCGGCCAATCTGATCGTCTTTGTGGTCGACGAACTGACCAGCGATCCTTGGATGGCCCTTGCGTTCGAGGGCGCGCGCGAGCGTGCGCTTGAGCGCGGGGTCTCGATGTCCCTCGCCGTCTGCCGAAACGCCAATGTCATCGACGACGACCTGGTGCGCCAATACAGCCAGATCCCCGTCGTCGGCTTCATCTATGGCACCATGCTCACCCGCGAGATTTCGTCGCAAGCCGTTTTCCCGCAGGCACCAACTGTCCTGTTGAATTGCTACGACGCAAAGCGGCGGCTTCCCTCGGTGATGCCCGGCGATCTCGAAGGCGGACGCACAGCCACGCAACAACTCATTGATTCCGGCCGCAAACGGATCGGCTTCATCAACGGCCAGGAAGGAATCGACGCGTCCAGCGACCGACTGCGCGGCTACCGGCAGGCGCTGGCAAGCAACGACATCAGCTTCGACCCCGCGCTTGTCTACAACGGCACGTGGGAACCGCCGTCGGGGTATGACGGGACGCGGGCTTTCCTCGCGCTCGACACCCCGCCCGATGCGATCTTCTGCGCCAACGACATGATGGCCGCCGGCTGCTATGACGCGCTGAAAGAGGCCGGGCTGCGGATACCGCAGGACATGGCCGTGATCGGGTTCGACAACCGCGAGATCGCGCAGTTCATGCGCCCGCCCCTCACCTCGCTCATCCTGCCGCATTACGAGATGGGTGTCGCGGCGGCAGATCAGATCCTCGACATCGCCGCCGGCCTCACGCCACGGCACAACCAGATCAAGGTCGAATGCGAGCTGATCGAACGCGAGTCGATCTGA
- a CDS encoding sugar-binding protein — protein MKRSSLLLASVALCLGAGAAQAQEQTSMAFVVNAASDFWKLAEAGVQAAQAEMPDYDMQFRYPAQGTAAGQNQLMDDLVASGVDAIMISSVDPGNSIDAFNRIAAQIPLFTTDSDAPQSNRIAYLGSSNTAAGIQAGEIAVAAMPEGGRCMGFVGFLGADNAVERIAGFRQAVEGSGIELVDVRGDDVDFARARSNVDDVLAAMPEIDCMVGFYSYNPPKIYEALQAAGQLGEITVIGFDEDPITLGAVREGSFAGTVVQDPYQWGYQGMHLMAAYLGGDTSGVPEDGLIIVPTVIINQSNVDAFEAQLRERLGG, from the coding sequence ATGAAACGCTCATCCCTACTTCTGGCGTCCGTGGCCCTGTGCCTCGGGGCCGGGGCCGCTCAGGCGCAAGAGCAAACCTCCATGGCTTTCGTGGTGAACGCGGCGTCCGATTTCTGGAAACTGGCCGAGGCCGGGGTGCAAGCCGCGCAAGCCGAGATGCCGGACTATGACATGCAATTCCGCTATCCGGCGCAGGGCACGGCGGCGGGTCAGAACCAGCTGATGGACGACCTCGTGGCCTCGGGCGTCGATGCCATCATGATTTCGTCGGTCGATCCGGGCAACTCGATCGACGCCTTCAACCGGATCGCGGCACAGATCCCGCTGTTCACCACCGACAGCGACGCACCGCAAAGCAACCGCATCGCCTATCTGGGATCGTCCAACACGGCGGCGGGCATTCAGGCTGGCGAAATCGCCGTGGCGGCGATGCCGGAGGGTGGCCGCTGCATGGGCTTCGTCGGCTTCCTGGGCGCCGATAACGCGGTCGAGCGGATCGCAGGCTTCCGGCAGGCCGTCGAAGGCTCGGGGATCGAGCTGGTCGATGTGCGCGGTGATGACGTGGATTTTGCCCGCGCGCGCTCGAATGTCGACGACGTGCTGGCCGCCATGCCCGAGATCGACTGCATGGTCGGCTTCTATTCCTACAACCCGCCCAAGATCTACGAAGCCCTGCAAGCGGCGGGTCAGCTGGGCGAGATCACGGTCATCGGTTTCGATGAAGACCCCATTACGCTGGGTGCCGTGCGCGAGGGCAGCTTTGCCGGCACCGTGGTGCAAGACCCTTACCAGTGGGGCTATCAGGGCATGCATCTGATGGCGGCCTATCTGGGGGGTGACACCTCGGGCGTGCCTGAGGACGGGCTGATCATCGTGCCGACCGTGATTATCAACCAAAGCAACGTGGACGCCTTCGAAGCGCAACTGCGTGAGCGTCTCGGCGGCTGA
- a CDS encoding endonuclease/exonuclease/phosphatase family protein, with amino-acid sequence MRLVCLNGWGGTLHEALIPWLAQADPDVLCLQEVVHTPLSRKDWLEYRDGDHILPQRARMFDEVKATLPGHAAYFCPAATGVLWDGARPVPSHWGLATFVRGTIPVIGQAQGFVHKGYGADGYGEHPRSRSAHAVRIWDNGPVVIAQMHGLRDPAAGKADTAARAAQAERFVGLISGLALPGDGVIACGDFNVLPGSETLTRLTALGLRELVTEGGFPGTRTARYTKPGRFADYLMVNGAVGVRHFDVLQTPEVSDHCPLILQT; translated from the coding sequence ATGCGGCTGGTCTGCCTGAACGGCTGGGGCGGCACGCTGCACGAGGCGCTGATCCCGTGGCTGGCGCAGGCGGACCCGGATGTGCTGTGCCTGCAAGAGGTGGTGCACACGCCCTTGTCGCGCAAGGACTGGCTGGAATACCGCGACGGCGACCACATCCTGCCGCAACGCGCCCGGATGTTCGACGAGGTGAAGGCCACGCTGCCCGGTCACGCCGCCTATTTCTGCCCGGCGGCGACCGGGGTGCTGTGGGACGGCGCGCGCCCGGTGCCGTCGCATTGGGGGCTGGCGACGTTCGTGCGCGGCACGATCCCGGTGATCGGGCAGGCGCAGGGCTTTGTGCACAAAGGCTATGGCGCCGATGGCTATGGCGAGCATCCCCGCTCGCGCAGCGCGCATGCGGTGCGGATCTGGGACAACGGGCCGGTGGTTATTGCGCAGATGCACGGGTTGCGCGATCCGGCGGCGGGCAAGGCCGATACCGCCGCGCGCGCCGCACAGGCCGAGCGGTTCGTCGGTCTGATCTCGGGGCTGGCGCTGCCCGGTGACGGGGTGATCGCGTGTGGGGATTTCAACGTCCTGCCGGGCAGCGAGACCCTGACGCGGCTGACGGCGCTGGGCCTGCGCGAGCTGGTCACCGAAGGCGGTTTTCCCGGCACGCGCACGGCGCGCTACACCAAGCCCGGGCGCTTCGCCGATTACCTCATGGTGAACGGCGCAGTCGGGGTCCGGCACTTCGACGTTCTGCAAACGCCCGAAGTCAGCGATCACTGCCCGCTGATCCTGCAGACGTAA
- a CDS encoding NAD-dependent epimerase/dehydratase family protein, whose translation MKLLITGATGKVGQHLLSSLLADPRHAETQVVALCHNRSVQQTDRLRVVRGSIADPSVVAAAMAGVTQVLHLAAVKESPDLAIDVSVKGMFVLLEAFRANPAAKRFVLLSGDCSVGHIFQAYPAPITESDPRRAYPGCYALTKVIEEVMLEQYGHQYGLDGCVLRAPWIMEKDDLRYAMSFGDDQFGGPAWSDLMPQETLAAARAGNHVPVMRDANGAPLRRNFVHVDDVVSALMTALDHPAAARQTFNIAMAEPLDYGQFAAIMGRRTGARPVDIPTSFHSNWLDCSKAGLLLGWRPTVDLETLIERAWRYERAAEDPRVVWYPG comes from the coding sequence ATGAAGCTGCTGATCACAGGGGCCACCGGCAAGGTGGGACAGCATCTGCTGTCGTCGCTGCTTGCGGATCCGCGCCATGCGGAAACGCAGGTGGTGGCCCTGTGCCACAATCGCAGCGTGCAGCAGACGGACCGGCTGCGTGTGGTGCGCGGATCCATCGCCGATCCCTCCGTCGTCGCGGCGGCGATGGCGGGCGTGACGCAGGTGCTGCACCTTGCTGCGGTCAAGGAATCCCCCGATCTGGCCATCGACGTGTCGGTCAAGGGCATGTTCGTGCTGCTCGAAGCTTTTCGGGCAAACCCGGCGGCCAAACGGTTCGTTCTGCTGAGCGGCGACTGCTCGGTCGGACACATCTTTCAGGCCTATCCTGCACCGATCACCGAATCCGATCCGCGCCGCGCCTATCCGGGCTGCTATGCGCTCACCAAAGTGATCGAAGAGGTGATGCTCGAACAATACGGGCATCAGTACGGACTGGACGGCTGTGTCCTGCGGGCGCCGTGGATCATGGAAAAGGATGATCTGCGCTATGCCATGAGCTTTGGTGACGATCAGTTCGGCGGGCCTGCATGGTCCGACCTGATGCCACAAGAGACGCTGGCGGCGGCGCGCGCGGGCAATCATGTGCCGGTGATGCGCGACGCAAACGGCGCGCCCCTGCGGCGCAATTTCGTTCATGTGGATGATGTCGTTTCCGCGTTGATGACCGCGCTCGACCACCCCGCTGCTGCACGGCAGACCTTCAACATCGCGATGGCCGAGCCGCTCGACTACGGGCAGTTCGCCGCGATCATGGGCCGCCGCACAGGCGCGCGGCCCGTCGACATACCCACATCGTTTCACAGCAACTGGCTCGACTGTTCCAAGGCGGGCTTGCTGCTGGGATGGCGACCGACGGTGGATCTCGAAACGCTCATCGAGCGGGCATGGAGGTACGAACGCGCGGCAGAAGACCCGCGTGTCGTGTGGTATCCCGGCTGA
- a CDS encoding sugar ABC transporter ATP-binding protein: MTHDPITLTLSGITKIYPGAVALDSVDLSIRGGEVVGLVGENGAGKSTLMKVLGGTIAADAGQITVDGVSHAALTPVQAAALGIAFVHQELNPFTNLDVAGNVLLGREIRRGRLGWMDRKAMSRKVAGILETLGTRFGPDDPVLGLSLADQQMIEIAKALSTDARLIILDEPTSSLTLSETERLLEVVCDLRARGAAVLFITHRLSEIEAVADRVVGLRDGRNAGGLPREDITRDAMVRLMIGRDVKRVCQPVDHRPGTPVLEARGIRTEAFPERDVDLTLNGGEILGLAGLVGAGRSELARVLFGIDAGRGGTIAVNGRPLARQSVADAIAAGVCLVPEDRKGQGLLLDFAICDNIALPSLSRLAPGGRLRPKAETALAEASRERLRIKASNLRRAVAELSGGNQQKVVLAKWLAMEPKVLIFDEPTRGIDVGSKAEVYELMRALADRGVAILMISSDMEEVIGVSDRVAVMCRGRMAGTLDRGAVSEEAILHLAVE; encoded by the coding sequence TTGACCCATGATCCGATCACCCTGACGCTTTCGGGCATCACCAAGATTTACCCCGGTGCCGTGGCGCTGGACTCCGTCGACCTGAGCATTCGGGGCGGCGAAGTCGTGGGGTTGGTGGGTGAGAACGGCGCCGGGAAATCGACGTTGATGAAGGTGCTCGGCGGCACCATAGCGGCCGACGCGGGCCAGATCACCGTCGATGGCGTGTCCCATGCCGCGTTGACCCCCGTACAGGCTGCAGCGCTTGGCATCGCCTTCGTGCATCAGGAGCTGAACCCTTTCACCAATCTGGATGTGGCGGGCAATGTGTTGCTTGGGCGCGAGATCCGGCGTGGACGGCTGGGCTGGATGGACCGCAAGGCGATGTCGCGCAAGGTCGCGGGCATCCTTGAGACGCTGGGCACGCGGTTTGGCCCTGACGATCCGGTGCTTGGCCTGTCGCTGGCCGATCAGCAGATGATCGAGATCGCCAAGGCGCTGTCGACGGACGCGCGCCTGATCATTCTGGATGAGCCGACCTCAAGCCTCACCCTGTCCGAAACCGAGCGGCTGCTCGAGGTCGTCTGCGACCTCAGGGCCCGGGGCGCGGCGGTGCTGTTCATCACCCACCGCCTGTCCGAGATCGAGGCCGTCGCCGACCGCGTCGTCGGTCTGCGCGACGGGCGCAACGCGGGCGGGCTGCCGCGCGAAGATATTACCCGCGACGCCATGGTCCGGCTGATGATCGGTCGTGACGTGAAACGGGTGTGCCAGCCGGTGGATCACAGACCCGGCACGCCGGTGTTAGAGGCGCGGGGCATCCGAACCGAAGCCTTCCCTGAGCGTGACGTCGATCTCACCCTGAATGGCGGCGAAATTCTGGGCCTTGCCGGGCTGGTCGGCGCGGGCCGGTCCGAGCTTGCGCGGGTGCTGTTCGGTATCGACGCTGGGCGGGGAGGCACGATCGCGGTGAATGGCCGCCCGTTGGCGCGCCAGTCGGTGGCCGACGCCATCGCCGCCGGTGTGTGTCTGGTCCCCGAAGACCGCAAGGGCCAAGGGCTGCTGCTGGATTTCGCCATCTGCGACAACATCGCGCTGCCCAGCCTGTCGCGCCTTGCGCCCGGCGGGCGGCTGAGACCCAAGGCCGAAACGGCGCTGGCCGAGGCCTCGCGCGAGCGGTTGCGCATCAAGGCCAGCAATCTGCGGCGCGCCGTGGCCGAGCTGTCGGGCGGCAACCAGCAGAAGGTCGTTCTGGCCAAATGGCTGGCGATGGAGCCGAAAGTGCTGATCTTCGACGAACCGACCCGCGGCATCGACGTCGGCTCGAAGGCCGAAGTCTACGAGTTGATGCGCGCGCTTGCCGACCGGGGCGTGGCGATCCTGATGATCTCGTCCGACATGGAGGAAGTCATCGGCGTGTCGGACCGCGTGGCGGTGATGTGCCGGGGGCGCATGGCGGGCACGCTGGATCGAGGCGCGGTATCCGAAGAAGCAATCCTGCATCTGGCTGTGGAATAG
- a CDS encoding Do family serine endopeptidase codes for MTHHQAGAASALALARPTPGWVALRWFNLLGMVLLVAAMALPLHAQDRPVSFADLADLVSPAVVNITTSTTVAASLDRTRPQLPDGAPFQDFFNDFFNQDGRQQPRPRQSQALGSGFVISADGYIVTNNHVIEGADEIEIEMRDGTRMDATLVGTDSATDIALLKVDADRDLPFVSFGDSESARVGDWVLAVGNPLGQGFSVSAGIVSARGRALQGNYDDYIQTDAAINRGNSGGPLFNMSGEVIGVNTAILSPNGGSIGIGFAMSSHVVERVVFQLQEFGETRRGWLGVRIQDVSSDVAEALGLAAARGALVTEVMDGPSKAAGVESGDVILSFDGVEVADTRELVRRVADAGVGREVDVVVFRDGAEQTLQVTLAQRDEEQLTQTATGAQPQSPNVSQVLGLELTALTDQMREQMGLAPGVTGVVIGAVEPGSDAEAKGLRAGDIITEAGQQPVTSVEDFHARLDAAREAGRRTLLLMVRSGGDPRFVALSVD; via the coding sequence ATGACGCATCACCAGGCGGGCGCGGCAAGCGCTCTGGCCCTTGCGCGACCAACCCCGGGATGGGTTGCCTTGCGCTGGTTCAACCTCCTGGGAATGGTGTTGCTCGTGGCCGCCATGGCTCTGCCGCTGCACGCGCAGGACCGTCCGGTCAGCTTTGCCGATCTGGCCGATCTGGTCAGCCCGGCGGTGGTCAACATCACCACCTCGACGACCGTTGCCGCCAGCCTCGACCGCACGCGGCCACAGCTGCCGGATGGCGCACCGTTTCAGGACTTCTTCAACGATTTCTTCAATCAGGATGGTCGCCAACAGCCACGCCCGCGTCAAAGCCAGGCGCTGGGTTCGGGCTTTGTCATCTCGGCTGACGGCTATATCGTGACGAACAACCACGTCATCGAAGGTGCCGACGAGATCGAGATCGAAATGCGCGACGGCACCCGCATGGACGCGACGCTGGTCGGCACCGATAGCGCCACCGACATCGCGCTGCTCAAGGTTGACGCCGATCGCGACCTGCCCTTCGTCAGCTTCGGCGACAGCGAATCCGCCCGTGTCGGCGACTGGGTGCTGGCTGTCGGCAACCCGCTGGGTCAGGGTTTTTCGGTTTCTGCCGGGATCGTGTCGGCCCGTGGCCGTGCGTTGCAAGGCAACTATGACGACTACATCCAGACCGACGCGGCGATCAACCGGGGCAACTCGGGCGGGCCGCTGTTCAACATGAGCGGCGAGGTCATCGGCGTGAATACCGCCATCCTGTCGCCCAATGGTGGCTCGATCGGCATCGGCTTCGCCATGTCCTCGCATGTGGTTGAACGCGTGGTGTTCCAGCTGCAAGAGTTCGGCGAAACCCGCCGTGGCTGGCTGGGCGTGCGCATTCAGGATGTGTCCAGCGACGTTGCCGAGGCGCTGGGTCTGGCCGCCGCGCGGGGCGCGCTGGTGACCGAGGTCATGGACGGTCCGTCGAAAGCCGCCGGCGTGGAATCGGGTGACGTCATCCTCAGCTTCGATGGCGTGGAAGTTGCCGATACCCGCGAGCTGGTCCGCCGTGTGGCCGATGCTGGCGTGGGCCGTGAGGTCGATGTCGTGGTGTTCCGCGACGGGGCCGAGCAGACGCTGCAAGTGACCCTCGCCCAGCGCGATGAAGAGCAGCTGACGCAGACCGCCACCGGTGCACAACCGCAGTCACCGAACGTGTCGCAGGTTCTGGGGCTGGAGCTGACCGCTCTGACCGACCAGATGCGCGAGCAGATGGGGCTGGCACCGGGGGTCACCGGCGTGGTGATCGGCGCGGTTGAGCCGGGCTCGGATGCCGAAGCCAAAGGCCTGCGCGCCGGGGACATCATCACCGAAGCCGGGCAGCAGCCTGTGACCTCGGTTGAAGACTTCCACGCGCGGCTGGATGCAGCCCGCGAGGCCGGACGCCGCACCCTGCTGCTGATGGTCCGCTCGGGCGGCGATCCGCGGTTCGTGGCGCTGTCGGTCGACTAA
- a CDS encoding ABC transporter permease: MTTLDDIIGRSEHKSAANRITSVPVFWVILAAIAACVALTLLTDTFATQRNVFNVMRNFTFVAIIAIGMTVVIASGGIDLSVGSTVVLTAMVLSVLMTAGWSFLAAAFVALLAALAVGAFNGVLIAYAGMPPFVVTLGTLSGARSLAMVLSNNQMIYEFGPDQSLLLWLGGGSSLGIPHPTYVLAALMVVMALILRWTRWGQYVFAIGGNEQAAILNGISVKFQKVTIYMFAAFTAGLTGILMTGWLGSVTTNLGQSMELAVIAAAVIGGANLAGGEGTAVGAVVGAFLIEVIRNSLILLGISTFWQGMFIGTFIIVAVAFDRFRNRRNA; the protein is encoded by the coding sequence ATGACGACACTCGACGACATCATCGGCCGGTCTGAGCACAAGAGCGCCGCCAACCGCATCACCTCGGTCCCGGTTTTCTGGGTCATCCTTGCCGCCATTGCCGCCTGCGTGGCGTTAACGCTGCTGACCGATACCTTCGCCACCCAGCGCAACGTTTTCAATGTGATGCGCAACTTTACCTTTGTGGCCATCATCGCGATTGGCATGACCGTCGTCATTGCCTCTGGGGGCATCGACCTGTCGGTCGGCTCGACCGTGGTGCTGACGGCCATGGTTCTCAGCGTACTGATGACGGCAGGCTGGAGCTTTCTGGCGGCGGCCTTCGTCGCCCTGCTTGCGGCACTGGCGGTCGGCGCGTTCAACGGCGTGCTGATCGCGTATGCCGGCATGCCGCCCTTTGTGGTCACACTCGGAACGCTGTCCGGCGCGCGGTCGCTGGCGATGGTGCTGTCAAACAACCAGATGATCTACGAATTCGGCCCCGATCAATCCCTGCTGCTGTGGCTGGGCGGCGGATCGAGTCTGGGCATCCCGCACCCCACCTATGTGCTGGCAGCCCTGATGGTCGTGATGGCCCTGATCCTGCGATGGACGCGCTGGGGGCAGTATGTCTTTGCCATCGGCGGCAACGAACAGGCGGCCATTCTCAACGGGATCTCGGTCAAGTTTCAGAAGGTGACGATCTACATGTTCGCGGCCTTCACGGCGGGGTTGACCGGCATCTTGATGACCGGCTGGCTGGGATCGGTCACCACCAACCTTGGCCAGTCGATGGAATTGGCCGTGATCGCAGCGGCGGTCATCGGTGGCGCCAACCTGGCTGGCGGCGAGGGCACAGCCGTCGGAGCCGTGGTCGGCGCCTTCCTGATCGAGGTAATCCGCAACTCCCTTATCCTGCTCGGCATCTCGACATTCTGGCAGGGCATGTTCATAGGAACCTTCATAATCGTCGCCGTCGCGTTCGACAGGTTCAGGAACCGAAGAAACGCCTGA